A portion of the Paenibacillus hamazuiensis genome contains these proteins:
- a CDS encoding ABC transporter permease — MWTTLEQIFPYAIVFTVPLLITALGALFSERSGVVNIGLEGLMIMGSFVGAFVIFKMQQLWPGQPFVLWVGLLVATVAGILFSLLHAFASINLNANQIISGTAINMIAGALTVFLARNMTGSGNIRITSGFVPFDIPGLVKIPVLGPLLFAKTYPTTWLVLLIVFISSFVLYKTPFGLRLRACGEYPQAAEAAGIRVRWMRYVGVMISGAFAGLGGAVIMVTYAGEFTGSVAGLGFLALASLIFGQWKPLGVLAATMFFGFASTVANVSQVIPSLSAIPPVILKVFPYAVTLLALIVFSKSSNAPKAAGEPFDSSKR, encoded by the coding sequence ATGTGGACTACCCTTGAGCAAATTTTCCCGTATGCGATCGTCTTCACCGTGCCGCTGCTCATTACCGCGCTCGGCGCGCTGTTCAGCGAACGAAGCGGCGTCGTCAACATCGGCCTGGAAGGGCTAATGATCATGGGTTCGTTCGTCGGCGCTTTCGTCATTTTCAAAATGCAGCAGCTTTGGCCCGGCCAGCCTTTTGTGCTGTGGGTCGGCCTGCTGGTCGCCACGGTCGCCGGCATTTTGTTTTCCCTGCTGCATGCGTTTGCGAGCATCAATCTGAACGCCAATCAGATCATCAGCGGCACCGCGATCAACATGATCGCCGGAGCGCTGACCGTCTTTTTGGCGAGAAATATGACCGGGAGCGGCAATATTCGCATCACGAGCGGTTTCGTGCCGTTCGACATTCCCGGGCTGGTCAAGATTCCCGTTCTCGGGCCGCTGCTCTTCGCCAAAACGTATCCGACCACCTGGCTCGTGCTGCTGATCGTCTTTATCAGCTCGTTCGTGCTGTACAAAACGCCGTTCGGCCTTCGCCTGCGCGCCTGCGGCGAATATCCGCAAGCCGCCGAGGCCGCGGGAATCCGCGTCCGCTGGATGCGCTACGTCGGCGTCATGATCTCGGGGGCGTTCGCCGGTCTCGGCGGGGCCGTCATCATGGTGACATACGCGGGCGAATTTACCGGCAGCGTCGCCGGTCTCGGCTTTCTGGCGCTTGCTTCGCTCATCTTCGGGCAGTGGAAGCCGCTCGGCGTGCTGGCGGCGACGATGTTTTTCGGGTTCGCCAGCACGGTGGCCAACGTATCGCAGGTCATTCCGTCGCTGTCCGCCATTCCTCCCGTCATATTGAAAGTATTTCCTTATGCGGTGACGCTGCTTGCGCTGATCGTCTTCTCGAAGTCGTCGAATGCGCCCAAGGCGGCGGGGGAACCGTTCGATTCCAGCAAAAGATAA
- a CDS encoding ABC transporter permease, with protein sequence MNNSVKSLLAVLLGLLAGALLMAVTGHNPLQGYKFLVEGGLKNPERIGNTLATATPLIFTGLSVAFAFRTGLFNIGAAGQMLFGGFCATAIGLTMDLPRALLLLLMVVAGMVGGALWGLIPGILKAKFNVHEVVSTIMMNWICYWTVYYAVPSYFKGDYLETESKQLPEAALLRNPFLSDLFGGSYINLGLFIALAAVAVIAFVIGKTTLGYELKAVGFNRHAAEYAGIAVNRGIVLSMLISGALAGLGGVALYAGNASSIQIGILPSQGFDGIAVALLGASSPLGVLASAVFFGLLYSGRGFMNAMTEIPPEIADSIIAIIIYFAAAGILIERWIRAIAGRRAAKGRKVVPDHVDYP encoded by the coding sequence ATGAACAACAGCGTCAAATCGCTTCTTGCCGTTCTGCTCGGGCTGCTTGCGGGAGCGCTGCTGATGGCCGTCACCGGCCACAATCCGCTGCAGGGCTATAAATTCCTGGTCGAGGGAGGCCTCAAAAACCCGGAAAGAATCGGCAACACGCTGGCAACCGCAACTCCGCTTATTTTTACCGGCCTGTCTGTGGCCTTCGCTTTCCGCACCGGCTTGTTTAATATCGGGGCGGCCGGGCAAATGCTGTTCGGCGGCTTTTGTGCGACGGCGATCGGCCTGACGATGGACCTGCCGAGAGCGCTGCTGCTGCTATTGATGGTCGTCGCGGGCATGGTTGGCGGAGCCCTATGGGGTCTGATTCCCGGCATATTGAAAGCGAAGTTTAACGTACACGAGGTCGTCTCGACGATCATGATGAACTGGATATGTTATTGGACGGTCTATTATGCCGTCCCGTCTTATTTCAAAGGCGATTACCTGGAAACGGAGTCGAAACAGCTACCGGAGGCCGCGCTGCTGAGGAATCCGTTCCTTTCCGACCTGTTCGGAGGTTCGTACATCAACCTCGGCTTGTTCATCGCGCTTGCTGCCGTCGCCGTGATTGCCTTCGTGATCGGCAAAACGACGCTCGGCTACGAGCTGAAGGCGGTCGGCTTTAACCGGCATGCCGCTGAATATGCAGGCATCGCCGTCAACCGCGGCATCGTGCTGTCGATGCTCATCTCCGGCGCCCTTGCCGGCCTCGGCGGCGTCGCGCTGTATGCGGGCAATGCGTCGAGCATCCAGATCGGCATCCTGCCGAGCCAAGGTTTTGACGGTATTGCCGTAGCTTTGCTGGGCGCGAGCTCTCCGCTCGGCGTGCTCGCTTCCGCAGTCTTTTTCGGGCTGCTGTATTCGGGAAGAGGTTTTATGAACGCGATGACGGAAATTCCGCCGGAAATTGCCGATTCGATCATTGCCATCATCATTTATTTCGCCGCAGCGGGCATCCTGATCGAACGGTGGATCCGGGCGATTGCCGGACGCCGGGCGGCCAAAGGAAGGAAGGTGGTGCCGGACCATGTGGACTACCCTTGA
- a CDS encoding ABC transporter ATP-binding protein, with amino-acid sequence MEYAIEMLNIRKEFPGIVANDDITLTLKKGEIHALLGENGAGKSTLMSILFGMYQPDRGVIKVNGKEVKIANPNVAGRLGIGMVHQHFKLVDTFTVTENIILGLEPRKGLVLDIDSAAGRIKELSSRYGLNVDPYAKIEDISVGMQQRVEILKMLYRSAEVLIFDEPTAVLTPQEIEDLQGIMRSLIREGKSIILITHKLKEIKAVADRCTVIRRGKMIGTVDVAGTSEAVMAEMMVGRQVTFKVNKKESNPGRTVLRVESLVVKNNKGVEGLRKVSLEVRAGEIVGIAGVEGNGQTELVEAITGLRNVESGSISLNGQDITRLSIRERIQGGVGHIPEDRQKRGLVLDYTLEDNMILEVYNRPPYSKSGLLQRAAIRKHADHIIRSFDVRSGTGGSSITRSLSGGNQQKAIIGREMERDPDLLIAVQPTRGLDVGSIEYIHKRLIEHRDNGKAVLLVSLELDEILNVSDRIAVLNGGELVGIVQAAETGEQELGLMIAGLRTEEGIA; translated from the coding sequence ATGGAGTACGCCATCGAGATGCTGAACATTCGCAAGGAGTTTCCGGGCATCGTCGCCAACGACGATATTACGCTTACGCTGAAAAAAGGCGAAATTCACGCTTTGCTCGGTGAAAACGGAGCGGGCAAGTCGACGCTGATGAGCATTTTGTTCGGCATGTACCAGCCGGACCGCGGTGTCATCAAGGTGAACGGCAAAGAGGTCAAGATCGCGAACCCGAACGTGGCGGGCAGGCTCGGCATCGGCATGGTGCATCAGCATTTCAAGCTGGTCGATACGTTTACCGTCACCGAGAACATCATCCTCGGGCTGGAGCCGCGCAAAGGGCTTGTGCTCGATATCGATTCGGCAGCGGGGCGCATCAAGGAGCTGTCGTCGCGTTACGGCCTCAATGTGGATCCGTATGCGAAAATTGAAGATATTTCCGTGGGCATGCAGCAAAGAGTCGAAATTCTCAAGATGCTGTACAGAAGCGCGGAGGTGCTTATATTCGACGAACCGACCGCCGTGCTCACGCCCCAGGAAATCGAGGATTTGCAGGGCATTATGCGCAGCCTGATCCGGGAGGGCAAGTCGATCATTTTGATCACGCACAAGCTGAAGGAGATCAAGGCGGTCGCCGACCGCTGCACCGTCATCCGCCGTGGGAAAATGATCGGAACCGTCGATGTCGCCGGCACGAGCGAAGCGGTGATGGCGGAGATGATGGTCGGCAGGCAGGTGACGTTTAAGGTGAACAAAAAGGAGAGCAATCCCGGCCGAACGGTACTCCGGGTGGAGTCGCTTGTGGTGAAGAACAACAAAGGAGTCGAGGGGCTGAGGAAAGTTTCCCTGGAGGTGCGGGCCGGGGAAATCGTCGGCATTGCCGGTGTGGAAGGCAACGGGCAGACGGAGCTGGTGGAGGCCATTACCGGTCTGAGGAATGTCGAGTCCGGAAGCATTTCGCTGAACGGACAAGACATCACCCGCCTGTCCATCCGCGAGCGGATTCAGGGAGGCGTTGGCCATATCCCGGAAGACCGGCAGAAGCGCGGACTCGTGCTCGATTACACGCTGGAGGACAACATGATTTTGGAAGTGTACAACCGTCCGCCATATTCCAAGAGCGGCCTGCTTCAGCGGGCGGCCATTCGAAAGCATGCCGATCATATCATCCGCAGCTTCGACGTTCGCTCCGGAACCGGCGGCTCCTCGATTACGCGGTCGTTGTCCGGCGGCAACCAGCAGAAGGCGATTATCGGGCGGGAGATGGAGCGCGATCCCGATCTGCTCATCGCCGTGCAGCCGACACGGGGGCTTGATGTAGGCTCGATCGAATACATCCACAAACGGCTCATCGAGCACCGAGATAACGGAAAAGCGGTGCTGCTCGTGTCGTTGGAGCTGGACGAGATCCTGAACGTATCGGATCGGATCGCCGTCCTGAATGGCGGGGAGCTCGTAGGGATCGTGCAGGCTGCGGAAACGGGCGAACAGGAGCTGGGACTGATGATCGCCGGCCTGAGGACAGAGGAGGGCATCGCATGA